ATGGTTTCAAGTCTTTGGCTGAATTTGGCTCACCCACTGCTTTGGAAACTGAACTGAGAGCAAAGGGTCCCAAATTACGTACTCTCATCAAGGCAGCAGGTCTTTGGTATCCCAATGTTAATACAAATACTTCATCGACTTTCCGTGTAGACCGTAGGCATAACAAAGTGTCGATGGTCTCAATGTTTGGCCCTTCGCCCGATTGGGTTGTGGGCATCAGTGGCGTGGATTTATGTACATCCGATTGCTCCTGGAAGGAGTCTATGGATTTCGATTTGTATCCATGGGATGCTGGCACCGACAGCGGTATCACTTATATGTCACCCAATTTGGAAACTCAACCCAGAGAACGCATGCATCGCATAACGGCCATGTACCCAGAAGATCCTCGAGCACCATTTTATAATCCTCAAACTAAGGAAATTACACCTCTGGCAAAATTGTATATAAGGCGTGAGAAAATTATTTCCCGTAGCTGTGATGATGAGTTTTTGCAAGCCTTGCAGTTAGAGGTTTCTGATGACTCCGAAGACCAAGATACACGAGGTAAATACAGGATTTTTGCTACGATATTTGTTCTATCTAAACACCATTCCCAACAGTTGAATGTGCCGTCACCGAATATTCCCCCTGGGCACCCTGCTCTGTGACCTGTGGCAAAGGAATTCGCATGAGAACTCGTCAATATGTGAATCCCGAGAAAGCCGAAATGTACAAATGCTCCAAACAGTTAATATCCAAAGAGATGTGTGTGTCTCCCATTCCGGAATGCAGGTAACCCCTAAGGAattctttaattttaatttttatgaaataacattttttattttttgtaaagtTCTGAACAAGATGAAGATGATGAGGGTGAAAATTTGGCCAATTCAGCTTCTTTGGTCAACGAAAATGGCGATGGTGCAGGTATTTGCCAAACAACTCCTTGGAGTCCCTGGTCAGAGTGTTCTGCCTCCTGTGGCATTGGCATTACCATGCGTACTCGCACTTTTATTAATCACTTGGGCCGCAAACGTTGTCCCCACATCACCATTGTTGAAAAACAGAAATGTATGAGACCCGATTGTACTTTCGAACAAGTCGAATTACCCGATCCCATGTGTCCCACCACTCAATGGAGCGATTGGAGTCCCTGCTCTGCCACCTGCGGCAAAGGAGTAACAATACGAACCCGCGTCTTACTATTGGAGGAGGGAACGGTTAAGGAAGAATGTACCAGGCGCATGGAATTGAATCAACAAAAAGAATGCTCGGTGTCCCAAGATTGCAATATTAACTATGAAATGGCCAAGGGTAAGTcagaaataagaaaatttttactaCATATAGTTTCGACAACACACCATTTCCTTTGCAGAAATCTGCGCCAGCCGTTTGGATGGAGGTCCTTGCCGCGGCAATTACATGCGCTATGGCTACAACAAGGATACTGGACATTGCGAATCATTCACCTATGGCGGCTGCCGAGGCAATCGCAATAATTTCTTAACCGAAAATGATTGCATGAACACCTGCAGTCTCATGGTCTCGCCCCAGGCCAGCCAAATAACCACGTCTAGGCCAGCAcccataataaatgtgccttcatATCGCCCTTACAGCATGGCCAACGATGATTCTGTGCCAGAGGGATGCATTATGTCCGACTGGTCAAATTGGTCCGAGTGCAGTGTACGTTGTGGTCTAGGTTATTCAGAACGTTATCGTTATGTAATTTCAGAGCCTAGAAATGGTGGTCAGCCATGCCCTAAGCGTACGGTCAAGAAACGTCGTTGCACCATGACCGATTGTTAAGTGGGTTGGTTACGTGTTCAAGTAGAGAATGAGAAgattcactctctctctctctcttaaaaaaagatatattaagaaaagttatattgttaatatatacactttgtaatttgtaattgcaAAGAATAAAGCTTAAGAAAGTGTTGACAAAATTGCCAGCAAATTTCTATAACAATTTCcgttaaaatcaaatttctttaaatatttaggATAGTAACACAATTTTTGGAACCAATTTTTGAAAGTAAGCTCTTGATAAGTGCAACACGCTCATTTTCCTCACAATGCCTGTACAGAATACCAAAATGTACATTGGGTTAAGCCTAGtgctgacttcgacttttcgcaCGAACAACTGTGAAAATGCattataaaccagtaaggaaagacaaaagtcgggcggcgccGACTTTATAATGCCCTATAAGTagaaattgggagctatatctaattttgaactaattttgttggacctcggcggatgttttcagccgggttattaaacaaaccgtatcaaatttcgagcgaatatgttcaaactgtaataaatacggctaaaaaaatgacaacattgttgcaaattacccaaaatttgacgaacatatatatgagagctacatctaaatctaaaccgatttcgaccaaacttcttagatattgtggtaggcgcacgattgtgcacaattttggcaaaattttttaataaatgcgtttgcagttgCTCTgtcaacaaatgagcactttattgcaatatttctcaaaatcgggcgaacatatacataggagctatatctgaatctgaaccgatttctagcaaacgtcttagatattgtggtaatcgtcgagggatgcgttgtacaaaattttggcaagattggtcaataaatacgcttgcaatggctctagaagtgaaaatcgggtgacatacatatatggcagctatatctaaatctgaaccgatttctatgaaattcaacagtaatgttTAAAGTCATCCTTCCTGCccgatttcgagagaatcggttaacaaatgagcactttattgcaatttttctcaaaatcggacgaacatatacatgggggctatatctgaatcttaaccaatttctagcaaacttcttagatattgtgataATCGTtggggaaagcgttgtacaaaattttggcatgatTGGTCACTTCTAGAGCCGCTTGCAGTGgcaatcgggcgatatacttatatgacagctatatcttatctcgaccgatttctatgaaattcaccattaaagtcataagaaaatcctttctgccaatcgaacgaacatataaatgggagctgtatctaaatctgaaccaatttcgaccaaactttatagatattgaaaAAGTTGTCGAGGAAGGCATTGTgcataattttggcaaaattggtcaataaatgcgcttgcagtggctctaagagtgaaaatcgggcgatatatatatatatatatatgagagctatatctaaatctgaaccgatttctatgaagttcatcagtaatgttgagagtcaagaggaaaccattcctaccaaatttcaagagaatgggttaacaaatgacaattttattgcattattactgaaaataggacgaacatatatatgggagctatatccaaatctgaaccgattttttccaatttcaacaagCTTTGtcgctaggccgaaaaacatacctgtaccaaattttaagacgattggatgaacattgcgacctgtagtttaagcactaattaacatggacagacggacggacatagataaatcgaatcagaaagtgattctggatcAATCAGTGGGTGTATTTATCAATGCgcctatctctctttcttctgggtgttaagCACTAagttaccacagtagtggtgaaaGGTATACAAACAGTAGCGAAGAAACTGCAAACACATTCCGTAGAAATGGTACTGAGTTCTGTAAGCAAAATAGTAACGGCATGCCGCAGCGCCAATACAAATTCCGCTTCATTTAATTGTCAATGTAATAAAAAATGTTGCCACTTaagaaattatttcctaccaaaatttaagaaaaatcctaccaaatgttaggcaagccaaaaatgtggtataagtttttatacccaccaccgagatATTCCATGGGAacacattaaattatatattttcaacaCTACAAAGTACTACATCGTTGTTATATATATAGGATCGTGATATTTCCAGcgatctgtttgttgaaattttgatgtaacaccctttataccgatcccccgataagaaatcttgagttcataaagtcgtatttttgccccgatttcaatgaacaaccgtgccgagtttggacaAAGCGACCTAccgatttaagtgtttgagTCCAGAAAGGCGTTTTACTTCCCATTTGCGCTGTTACAGCATGTCCCCCTACAACATTTGAGTATAGACCATATTTAACCATcgttgtatgcagctgccacatgttttccgattaaaggcatggaacgcacaaaagccgcatcctttccagaattttcgaaaattttgggaaagatCCCTTCTCCGCTTCTCAGCATTGAAATCccatgtttttcgcgattacttttttgtaaATCTACCATAAGTAATGGGGGAGTTTCTTACTGAATGAAACAATaagtttttttggtttaaaatctattatcagaAAAACGTAATCGCCGTTTGGTGTGCAAACTAAACTCATGCTGCTCAATAGCTGTCCTGCATGCATTAATGGACCCCTTGACACCAATTAAAATGCCCGAAAAaccaactaaaattttttttttttttgattgatggcaatttctttaaaatccattcagccgtttGGACGTAATATATACCACAAAATTGCCTTAACTAAACCCTTGgccgtttaataatataaatattcACATCTCTGGAAGATATCTTTCGATTCATTaaaaaaacttcattaaaattcattcagcGGTTTgaccgtaatatgtaccacaaactcGCTTTTATAAAACCCGCCTACTACATAAGACCTGTAGTTATAAAATTGTTTGGCTTGTGCACACGCAAACATATACAAACAAAATACCAAATGCATCGCACGCCAAAGCCGAGGCTTTAGAAATTGGCAAACCTACATGCCAAGTAGGGCCACACACatcacacccccacaacaccctcacCATAATAgcgatactctttctctcgcatcatttttttttttctcttactctcaccacttaTACTACCACCTGtagctttgcattcacacccataacgaatgctttagaaaaaaccaacaacaatttgctgtgtttatgcttcttcttttattgaaaaaaaaaaccatgtcGCTCAAGGTGAGACCATAATGTCCCCCAATATGTACCCTTCATGCATAAACAGGACCACTTGACACCAATCATCTATTTCCAATGCCCGAAGAAACCACTATGGTCCGCTCCAAATAAAGCGGTCAGGTTTCTAGAACTAGATTTGAGGAGGATTTGAGGACAATATGTGTATGTTTACATTGAACGTGGCGACAACGACAACAGGTGCAGCTCAGTTAGCTTACTAATATGCAAAAGTTATAGCTAAATATAGGGCCGATTAGGGTTTTTCGGCTTTTAGTTATAGTTAAATCACATAcatcaaatataaatatattaacTTACATTTTATCATATTCCTTCCAAAGTTGGTGCTGCCATTTCCCAGAGATTCATTTCTTCATATTTTTTCACCGCAATCGAATAATTATCACTTTTTATATTGTCATGTTTCTTTATTAAACACTGTGCCAACATTTTATATCCATCTCGCgataacaaaaaaacatttaacaatACGTAACACTGAAAGGACGCGGAACTATGACTCTGTTTAATTTTAGCATCATCCAACCCGGGTCGGATGTGTAAAAAACTGCAATTCATGGTAAGTTCACAGTTGCTTTACCAACACCACTCAAACACATGCATATATGATGTGCACAGCAAGTTTATGCACGACGATAGAtcctatgtatgtatatacctACGAACGGATAAAATTTGCTTACGAAAGTACAattctacaaacaaaaaaacactgtATACCACTCACTTAATTCATTACTAATATTTGCATTTAGTATTTTGATTACTATTTGCTCTTTTTCTTTATTAGCAACTTCGCCAAAATGCATAAAAAACCAAATGCTCTTTTGCTACGAAAATGCACTACCACTACCACAATTACAAACAAGAAACACTTAACAAATTTTAGCAACAAGGCCacatataaaacaaatttttcacttttgttaGGAAAACTTTAGTTAACTATGAACTCCAACGCGCTTCGCGGCTATTAAATTTGTGttaattattcttttttttgcaaaaaccaaCATTTTTATCACCAAAGCGACCGAACGCACGTAAGGGAAAAAGGAAACTGAACTTTTATATGTACGACGATCACTGACTGAGAAACAACACTGCGTGGTGGCACAAACATAGTTTGACTTATTGAACAACGACGGCTGTCAATTTCTTGTACAAAAGCTTCTTATTTGAATGTAAATACAAAAGGCCAAATAACGTTATGTCCGTTATAGAAaacgaaacaacaacaaagtaaaGAATGTATATACATTAGGGCAGgttgatttgtatggatgaaaaaaaattaaaaatcatatAGCAAAAACATAATCTACATaaaattcttagaaaattttccgAAGTAACCATGGATCTAAAACAGCTATGCTCAAAATGATAATATGACTGTATGTGTGAAATACTCTCTTTAAGTATTTTTAATTCTCTCAATatgcaaaaaatcattttttggactgaatggttggtgtttttcaaaagtaaacataaaataagaaaacttaaatacttttttaaacCTTTCAGCGtgtaatcaataaaaattattgtttttaaaatataaacaGAAAAACGATGCGTATACCCCATCGCATAttcattcgttgctgtctcaacaacaACTGAAACAAAGAGAATAAAGGCCAAAACAACGTTGAGCTTTGGTTGTGAGCGTCGTTTCAAAAAGGCAACTCTGCACACGAATTCCACAAAAGCAAAggggaaaagttaaaaaaaaattgttcaattttgaagcTTGAAACCAAGCGTCATTTGGTGTTGCCACGCTTTAAGTAGTATTTTTAGTCGTCTATgtataaaattgtttaacttttgcgtgttgttttttaaacatttgtttgcagagttacttttttcaacgcgacgctcaTCAACGCGTGACTAGGCATAAACAACGTGTGACTAAccatcaacactaccgtaaaGGGCTGCACATGGCTGAtctaaaatcaattttttttttttttcaaaagcggGCACATACATTTTCAAGTCGAGAGGCGCggattataattttattttagatagcTATGTGGTTTCTgcggagaatttttttttttaaattttatgtagTTTACGTTTTGAATATACGAATAATAAATTCAACCCGCCCTAATATACACATATACCTACCTATATCCATTATTCATGTGTGCCTTGTGCCTTTATATAGTGGTATATAGCTTACTCCCGTTATACACACGAATTTTTCCTCGTGTAAACACCCCTTGCAAATTGCAATGTATTTTTCGATGAGAAAGAAGAAGAACATACCAATCCCTTTTCGCGCCAATACAATACAGTTAAAACAGCTGTAATCCAAAACACAAAGCTCGCAGAAAGTAGAAGCAAGTGATTTTTTGTgtcaatttaaatttgaatcaaattcAATAGAAAAAGATGAATTAACAAAATCTTCGAGGAATTGCAAAGCACGACAAACCCACGGCAGCCGGTGGTACATACCGGTCTGACTCGATGAAGTCCTACATCGGCAAGGCTAttgcctcagtgtataacacactgctacaacaacaaagaacGAAGACTGAAATTATTCATACTTACAAGCCATAGCAGGAGCTGCATGTTGCT
The genomic region above belongs to Stomoxys calcitrans chromosome 5, idStoCalc2.1, whole genome shotgun sequence and contains:
- the LOC106090922 gene encoding spondin-1 is translated as MLPRSATLCCLWLIIGLTLVRGCTRAPTHLPHGRRTRGDNGYKLIVADGPNGYVPGKAYNILLLGSRTHTKVQHFTHFSITAEAHIGGRRPIPANPQRVGRFQLFSDSLTKFSDRCVNTVAEADDLPKTEIQVMWVAPEAGSGCVALSAMVYEGPRAWYSDDGQLTQIICEKKPDHTTVQKECCACDEAKYSFIFEGIWSNETHPKDYPFAVWLTHFSDIIGASHETNFSFWGENHISTDGFKSLAEFGSPTALETELRAKGPKLRTLIKAAGLWYPNVNTNTSSTFRVDRRHNKVSMVSMFGPSPDWVVGISGVDLCTSDCSWKESMDFDLYPWDAGTDSGITYMSPNLETQPRERMHRITAMYPEDPRAPFYNPQTKEITPLAKLYIRREKIISRSCDDEFLQALQLEVSDDSEDQDTRVECAVTEYSPWAPCSVTCGKGIRMRTRQYVNPEKAEMYKCSKQLISKEMCVSPIPECSSEQDEDDEGENLANSASLVNENGDGAGICQTTPWSPWSECSASCGIGITMRTRTFINHLGRKRCPHITIVEKQKCMRPDCTFEQVELPDPMCPTTQWSDWSPCSATCGKGVTIRTRVLLLEEGTVKEECTRRMELNQQKECSVSQDCNINYEMAKEICASRLDGGPCRGNYMRYGYNKDTGHCESFTYGGCRGNRNNFLTENDCMNTCSLMVSPQASQITTSRPAPIINVPSYRPYSMANDDSVPEGCIMSDWSNWSECSVRCGLGYSERYRYVISEPRNGGQPCPKRTVKKRRCTMTDC